One Malus sylvestris chromosome 14, drMalSylv7.2, whole genome shotgun sequence DNA segment encodes these proteins:
- the LOC126598925 gene encoding myb-related protein 306-like, whose protein sequence is MGRPPCCDKLGVKKGPWTPEEDIILVSYIQEHGPGNWRSVPTNTGLLRCSKSCRLRWTNYLRSGIKRGNFTDHEEKMIIHLQALLGNRWAAIASYLPQRTDNDIKNYWNTHLKKKLKKLQTGLGGHDHHNNQDGFSGHSHDQPNSKGQWERRLQTDIHMAKQALSEALSIGKPSIISTSATTSHDLHLQDLKPSINIGNYNINDNPSTSTRPHQASTYASNTDNIAKLLENWMKKSPKVSTHQTNSDQTNAVQINSFNNNNKGGTTRGCSMSTSSEGAHSATTTPDQAFDSLISFNSSPSDVSQSMSVDENNANFTADQTSCLFQDESKPNLEGQVPLTLLEKWLFDDAAPHAHEDLINMSLENGAGLF, encoded by the exons ATGGGAAGGCCACCTTGCTGTGACAAACTTGGTGTGAAGAAAGGGCCATGGACTCCAGAGGAAGACATCATATTGGTTTCTTACATTCAAGAACATGGTCCTGGGAATTGGAGATCAGTTCCTACTAACACTG GTTTGCTGAGATGCAGTAAGAGCTGCAGACTTAGATGGACTAATTATCTCCGCTCGGGTATCAAACGCGGTAACTTCACCGATCATGAGGAGAAGATGATAATCCATCTCCAAGCTCTTTTGGGCAATAG ATGGGCAGCCATAGCTTCATACCTTCCTCAGAGAACAGACAATGACATCAAAAATTACTGGAACACTCActtgaaaaaaaagctgaaaaagCTCCAGACAGGGCTTGGTGGTCATGACCATCACAACAACCAGGATGGTTTTTCAGGTCATTCACATGATCAGCCAAATTCCAAGGGTCAGTGGGAGAGAAGGCTTCAGACAGATATCCACATGGCCAAGCAAGCTCTTTCTGAGGCTCTCTCCATTGGCAAACCAAGTATTATTAGTACTAGTGCTACTACTTCTCATGATCTTCACTTGCAAGACTTGAAGCCCTCCATTAATATTGGTAATTACAATATTAATGATAACCCTAGCACTAGCACAAGGCCTCACCAAGCCTCCACGTACGCATCCAACACCGATAACATTGCAAAATTGCTCGAAAACTGGATGAAAAAATCGCCGAAGGTTTCCACTCATCAAACAAACTCGGATCAGACCAATGCTGTTCAGATCAATTCCttcaataacaacaacaaaggtGGAACTACAAGAGGTTGTTCAATGAGTACTTCTAGTGAAGGGGCGCACAGCGCAACCACTACGCCTGATCAGGCTTTCGATTCGTTGATCAGCTTCAACTCATCCCCATCTGATGTGTCTCAGTCCATGTCAGTGGATGAGAACAATGCAAATTTCACAGCAGATCAGACAAGCTGTCTGTTTCAGGATGAGAGCAAGCCCAATTTGGAGGGACAAGTCCCTCTCACATTGCTGGAGAAGTGGCTCTTTGATGATGCTGCACCTCATGCCCACGAAGACCTAATTAACATGTCATTAGAGAATGGTGCAGGCTTGTTTTGA